A DNA window from Mya arenaria isolate MELC-2E11 chromosome 17, ASM2691426v1 contains the following coding sequences:
- the LOC128224882 gene encoding uncharacterized protein LOC128224882 has translation MLKTKTEIKEHMNLMNKAFNNTKKNYDERFTNQTAAVQDEFQAQKENAENFMTKVFNKSQEHFNQLTENFENAQRRFEDLFSNKTDRLDNRFNIQSEKVDILIETVLSESEQLHQTVEAYTEDTKNSAQSLKDGLKETLKQLKNEIFKNLTDETSGLESRLTSQNSLLKSQLDSLTETVLSESEQRHQTVEAYTEYTKNSTQSLEDGLKETLKQMKNEIFKNLTDEKSGLELRLSSIEGRMTSHHVGFSARLTKTLLSVPKLTRLFFYSDRYDGSSNFNSSTGIFTAPISGMYLFLFTVECNTSKVAHVCLSLSGYSEVCTLASGDQTGSNFYVKYMSAGTDAFVQHMTYTLIEQHLVEF, from the exons ATGCTGAAAACAAAAACGGAAATAAAAGAGCATATGAACTTGATgaataaagcatttaataacACAAAGAAAAACTATGATGAACGTTTCACAAACCAAACAGCTGCTGTTCAAGACGAGTTTCAGGCGCAGAAGGAAAATGCTGAAAATTTCATGACGAAAGTATTCAATAAAAGTCAAGAACATTTTAATCAACTAACAGAAAATTTCGAAAATGCACAGAGAAGGTTTGAAGATCTTTTTAGCAACAAAACTGATAGGTTAGACAACAGGTTCAATATTCAGTCTGAAAAGGTTGACATCCTAATTGAGACCGTACTAAGTGAAAGTGAACAACTTCATCAAACGGTTGAAGCATACACAGAAGATACAAAGAACTCAGCACAAAGCCTGAAAGATGGACTGAAAGAGACTTTGAAACAACTGAAAAACGAAATCTTCAAAAACCTTACTGACGAAACAAGCGGATTAGAGTCACGTCTCACGTCCCAAAATTCCCTATTGAAGAGTCAGCTAGATAGTCTTACTGAGACCGTACTAAGTGAAAGTGAACAACGTCATCAAACGGTGGAAGCATACACAGAATATACAAAGAACTCAACCCAAAGCCTGGAAGATGGACTGAAAGAGactttgaaacaaatgaaaaacgAAATCTTCAAAAATCTTACTGACGAAAAAAGCGGATTAGAGTTACGTCTATCTTCGATTGAGGGAAGAATGACAA GTCACCATGTTGGTTTCTCTGCAAGACTTACAAAGACACTACTATCTGTACCAAAGCTCACcaggttatttttttatagtgATAGGTATGATGGATCGTCCAACTTTAATTCGTCCACAGGAATATTCACGGCACCTATCAGTGGCATGTACTTGTTTCTCTTTACTGTTGAATGTAATACTTCCAAAGTTGCACATGTTTGCTTGAGTCTGTCAGGCTATTCCGAAGTTTGCACACTTGCTAGCGGAGATCAGACCGGCAGCAATttctatgtaaaatatatgtctgCTGGAACTGATGCTTTTGTTCAACACATGACATATACCCTTATAGAACAACATTTAGTGGAGTTCTGA